DNA from Malus sylvestris chromosome 11, drMalSylv7.2, whole genome shotgun sequence:
GAAATCACTTctcattttgttttaagttgtctGGGAATTTCTTTTGTTGTTTGTGAGTTTAATTCATAATTCCAATTAAGAAAATGCTAATCTTTAGTGCAACTTTTTCTTATTCGAGCTATATTCTGATACATCTAATCATTAGGTAACTTTCTAATCGCATCATCCTTAATCTATAATGCAGGAGCAACACTGGGAAGAGGTTTAAACAGGATCTTGGCGACATTCCTAGCAGGCGCTCTAGGATTTGGTGTTCATCACCTGGCAAATCTTTCAGGAGATATAGCTCATCCAATACTCATCGGCATCTTCGTCTTTCTACTAGGTAAAATTAATACACTTGATCTTATAAACATACTTAATTATTCATTTTCCATGTACTAATAGGGGATTCTTCAATCAGTTATAATGTCATTAAATTATTAGTACAATAATGAGCAAGGAATTTACGGAATGTTACATTGTATATATGCAGCTGCATCAGTGACATTTATACGCTTCTTTCCGCGGATGAAGGCGAGATATGACTATGGACTCCTCATTTTTATCTTGACATTCTGTTTGATATCGGTATCGGGGTACCGAGATGAGGAGATACTGGAAATGGCTCACAAGAGGGCGTCCACAATCCTCATAGGTGCCTTTATAGCTGTGTTTGTGTGCGTTTTCATTTGCCCGGTATGGGCTGGCGAAGATCTGCACAACTCAGTAGCCAAGAACATTGAAAAGCTCGGGAGCTTCTTGGAAGGTTTGTTATTTAAAAATCAGTATTTCATTGCTGGAATTTAGGTGGCATATCAATGTGACCGGGAAAACTCACAAGGtcggaaaaaaaatgaaaaaattgtaGGTTTTGGGGATGAATACTTCAAAGTAGTTGGCAGTGGAGAGTCTAATATGGCACATTTGCAAGGATATTTTAGTGTTCTCAATTCAAAACAGAGTGAAGAAACTCAGGTCAGTCTCTTTGATAAATGATCTTTGTTACATATTAGATATGTTATCTTGTGAGATTGTGAATCTAGATTGCACATTCAGAAGTGGCTCTATGCAATCAATGGTTCTAATTCAATTAGGTAACTATATTTTGTAGGCCACACATGATGTGTCAATTGATAGTTGGATTCATTCTTTAAATCATTAAAGAAAGCATCCAACCATCAATCATCACATCATGCGGTCTATAAATAATGTCCAAGAACATGGTCTACCTAGCATTTTCGGTTTAATAATTCTGACTATACCTTCTTGTTTTGCAGGCCAATTTTGCAAGGTGGGAGCCTAGACATGGAAGGTTTAGGTACCGTCATCCTTGGAGCTACTATCTCAAGATCGGAAACCTCACCCGGCAATGCGCCTACCGCATTGATACCCTCAGTGGTTACCTCAACTCTGAAGTCCAGGTATATTGTACCACATCAAATTTTCATATTAATGTGCacgataaatatatataaatgcaAAGTAATCAACTtgtttcataaaattaattgtttaAATTCTTTTACAGACACTATTAAACATTCAAAACAACCAAGTTCAAGAGCTgtgcatgaagatgagttcagaATCAGGCAAAGCACTGAAAGAGCTAGCATGGGCCCTAAAAACAATGACTGAGCCATGCTCTGCTGCCAGCTCCCACATCACAAAATCAAGAGCTGCGGCCAATAACCTCAAATCCATGCTTAGGACTAATGCGGCGGCGGTGGCGGGAGTTGGTGGAGATCAAGTTCGTCTCCTAGACATCGTGCCAGCTGTGACTGTTGCTTCGCTGCTAAGCGAAATTGTTGCTTACGCTGAAGCAATTGAGAAGTCTATTCAGAAACTGGCCTCCTTTCAACATGTGCAGTTCAAGAGTGCAGAACGAAAAAAACCAACAGCATTGACGTCATGTAAGACTTCTTCCAGCAATGTGGGACAGCATCATGTCATCACCATGGATCGACTAGCATCTCTACAAGTTCAAGAATCAAACAAGGAAATCGGAAGCAAGTTTCAAAGAATTAGGAGCGCCGTTTGATAATTGGATCAACCCCACTTTAATTTCTTTCTCCTtatagaagagagagagagccatgTTGGTGTTTGTGTCAAAGCTCTGCAGCTTCTTGTCATTGGCTCATTCTGCCCTTCATCTGCCTGTAAGTCTGATTATGAACTCTTCGCCGCCTTCTCGGACCCCTAGCTGATCATTACCTGGGCATGCTGGCCATGTCTAGATGCGCGTAAATCTCACTCGAACTAGTGGTGATCTGCGCCACAGTAACTTCTCCGACATCTGAAAAACGATGGAGCCTCTAGGGCAGTGTAGTAACTTTCCTATGTTTCTGTATGTTTGGATATTAACGATGGAAGTTTTTTATGCTTTTTTCTATTTATATATACAACAATATTATACATTTAAATGGTGTATGGGCTAAGTGATGCagtgtatatttatatataaaacgATATTTTATATCCGTGAACTCGTCATCCATTCCGTGTAAGAGTCGTAGCTATGCTTTTATATTATCTTCCATGAAAATTATGTAAGTCTTCTCACGATTTTTCTATTGGTTTATTCTTCCATATCTGTGTTTAGGGTGAAAATGTTGGACACTGCCTTAAATTATCGCACAAAAAATGCACATATTTTTTTAGAGAAAGTACGatatgcataaaaaaaaattgtacatatAGGTTTTCAGTTTAAAACCCAATTCTGTAATCACAAGTTTAATGCACAACATTCTTACAAATACCAAGAGTGATACCCTCAATACTCAGCTTGAACACATGATTTAGCAacattctatttttattttgtcacGCAACAAGATTTTCTtcaacaaatataaaataaCCCGACGTAGAAAGTTTATGGATACAACACAACCCGCAGTCGTATATCTCGAAGTCAAGATAATTCTTAGAAACATTATCCATTTGCCTGGCGCCGACTCAAATGCCTTAATATTTGATCGACAATATTTTGTCTTTCACGGTTTCACTAAGTGAATGCATAAAAGGTCTTAACAACACTCACAACACATATAATATGTGGTTTCGTGTGAGCTAAGTAGATTAacctcccaacaaagccttgaCATTGCTCCGCGTCGGTTGGTACATCAACTTGCTCACTCAGTTAATGATTCATTTCAATCGCAGTGTGAGCTTTTTACACCCCAAATATCCATATTTAAGTCGAACAAGTCCAACACATACTTACAACGAGAGTAGAAAATACGTTCTGCTGATTTAAATACTTCAATGCCAGGGAAGTACTTTAGAGAGCCAAGCTCCTTTATTTCCAATTCTTTCGACAAAATacttctgaagtttataaactAATAATAGTATTAATGCACTTGGCATTTCTTGATTTGATAGATTTTGGTCATGTAATTTTAGGTATCTTCCGTCAATATATATTATCTTCTAGCAAACGACACAAGTGATGACATAATAATATAGAGAATTTTAcgacttaattttcatgtattgcaTAATTGGGTATAtaatacatacaatccttgttctcCAAGGTAAACTAAAAAAGGATATAAGAGATATCCTTCCTAATAAAGAACTCTAAtttttacacaatatttactTTCCTATTCTAAAGCCAACTcacgcaacactccccctcaaatTGGAGCATAGATgtcacacatgcccaacttgacaagtgaGTCACTAAAAACCCTACTATACACGGCATGAGTGATGATATCTGCAAGTTACTCTTCTAAGTTCACAAATGGTATTGACACAATCTCCTTCTCGAacttttccttaatgaaatgtcgatcaatctccacatgcttcgttTTGTCATGTTGTACCGGATTCTCTGCAATTTCTCGTGCTGACTTATTGTCACAATACAACTTTATAGCCGCCTTCGGTTTGAAACCAAGACCCCGAAGCAACTTGCGTAACCAAAGAACTTCACACACTCCATGCACCATACTTCTGAATTCGGCCTCTGCAGAAGACCTAGACACTATATTatgtttcttgcttctccaagtaactaaatttcCACCAACGAATGTAAAATATGCAGAAGTAGAACACTTATCAGTCACatcacctgcccaatcagcatcaatAAACCCCTTAATTTTTAGATGACCTGAATTTCTATACAAAATCCCTTTCCCCAGGGCCAAACTTTAAATACGCCAAGATACGCATAACAACAACCATATGATCCACACTTGGTaagtgcataaattgactcacCACACTCACTGCATAGGCTATATCCGGACAAGTATGAGCTAAATAAATTAGTCTCCCTACCAGCCTCTGATATCTGCCTTTATCTACTGGTTCTTGATCCGGATAAATCCGTAAGTGATGTTTCTCCATAATAGGCGTATCCATAAGTTTACACCCAAGCATACATGTTTCCTTTAaaaaatcaagaacatacttccgataagacaagaaaatacctttGGATGAATGAGCAACCTGAACtccaagaaaatattttaagTCACCCAAACTCTTCATCTCGAACTCGGCCGCAAGGTTCTTCTCCAGTATGACAATCTCATCTAAATCATCACCTGTTATTatcatatcatctacataaataattaaagttGTCACTTTGCCACTTCTCCGTTTTACAAATGAACGTGTGGTCAGAGTGACTCTGGTAATATCCATTCCTTCTCATGACTTGAGTAAATCTACCCAACCATGCACGAGGCAGTTGCTTAAGCCCATAAAGCGATTTTCGTAACCTACACACTCCGGTTTTCCCTCCGGCTTTATATCCCGAAGCAAAATCCATATATACTTATTCTTCCAAATGTCCATAAAGGAaagcattttttacatcaaactgCTTCAGTAgccaattcaaatttgcagCGAATGAAATAAGAACACGTACCGTATTCATCTTGGCTACTGGAGAAAAACTTTCCTGGTAATCAACACCATACGTTTGAGTATAAC
Protein-coding regions in this window:
- the LOC126588251 gene encoding aluminum-activated malate transporter 2-like — encoded protein: MASPAVRDQDNHNDAENSSIGYCGKVMNKVVEFPRKLKKLGQDDPRRIVHSLKVGLAVLLVSLLYYFQPFYNGLGDTAMWAILTVVVVFEFSVGATLGRGLNRILATFLAGALGFGVHHLANLSGDIAHPILIGIFVFLLAASVTFIRFFPRMKARYDYGLLIFILTFCLISVSGYRDEEILEMAHKRASTILIGAFIAVFVCVFICPVWAGEDLHNSVAKNIEKLGSFLEGFGDEYFKVVGSGESNMAHLQGYFSVLNSKQSEETQANFARWEPRHGRFRYRHPWSYYLKIGNLTRQCAYRIDTLSGYLNSEVQTLLNIQNNQVQELCMKMSSESGKALKELAWALKTMTEPCSAASSHITKSRAAANNLKSMLRTNAAAVAGVGGDQVRLLDIVPAVTVASLLSEIVAYAEAIEKSIQKLASFQHVQFKSAERKKPTALTSCKTSSSNVGQHHVITMDRLASLQVQESNKEIGSKFQRIRSAV